In Leptolyngbya sp. NIES-2104, the genomic window TGTCGAATGACGGTTGGATCGTCTTGTTCGTCTAGAACTGCCCAACGACCACCCGCGCCAAATGGGTGTGATTGCATTCGTTTGAGGAAAGCTTCTATTATTGCCGATCGCAGATTTACTGTTCTACTTTCTGCTTTAACTACTTAAGTGATTTCTACAACTTAGTACTGACGAGCTTTAGACAGTGATTGCATCTTCCTCTGATCGCAGTGCTGTGTAGAATACATAAACACAGTTCATCAGAGACGACTATGGAATGGACTTCTGAAGCCGAAGCAAAATTAAAAGAAATTCCCTTTTTCGTGCGTCCGGCAGCCCGAAAGAAGATTGAAAAGTTCGCTCAAGAACTCGGAGCCACGCAGATTACACCTGAGATTTATGATCAAGCTAAACAGCAGTTCGGCAGCTAAATGAGGACAGCACCATGACCCTTTCTGCACAGCCCAAGATCTGGACAGACGAAGAATTTATGGCATTGCCCGACAACGGCGATCGCTACGAGCTAGTAAATGGAGAATTAAAAATCGTGGGCAATTCTGGAATGCAGCATGGATACATCGCCCTTATTCTGGGTGGAATTCTGTTGATTCATGTGCGCGATCGTAAGCTCGGTGTCGCCTGTGATTCCAGCACTGCCTTTAAAATGAAGTCCGGAAATAAGCGATCGCCTGATCTCTCCTTCGTTTCAAAAGATCGATTAAAAGGATTAAAAAAACTGCCTAAAGGATTCTTCGATGGAGCGCCAGATTTAGCCGTTGAAGTGATTTCTCCAAGTAATACATTTGAAGAAATTCATCAGAAGATTGTGGAGTATTTCGAGAGCGGATCTCGGTTAGTTTGGGTGATTAATCCCGATGAAGAATCGGTGGTTGTGTATCGGGGAACAACGCCCGATCGCTTATTGAAAAAGACCGATTTCTTAGAG contains:
- a CDS encoding Uma2 family endonuclease, coding for MTLSAQPKIWTDEEFMALPDNGDRYELVNGELKIVGNSGMQHGYIALILGGILLIHVRDRKLGVACDSSTAFKMKSGNKRSPDLSFVSKDRLKGLKKLPKGFFDGAPDLAVEVISPSNTFEEIHQKIVEYFESGSRLVWVINPDEESVVVYRGTTPDRLLKKTDFLEGEEVIDGFRLAIAELFTELDFD
- a CDS encoding PCP reductase family protein, translating into MEWTSEAEAKLKEIPFFVRPAARKKIEKFAQELGATQITPEIYDQAKQQFGS